The Peptoanaerobacter stomatis genome includes the window TCCATACATATTTTGCCCGCCTTTTTTATTTTGTAGTAGCTAAAACATAAGTCACTTGCGATTAAATTGTCATACAAATTTATATTATAAAATTTTTTATACTAAAACTTATTTAAAATATTATATAATCAGAACTTTCTTTCACCGTCAATATACACTTCAAGAACATTCATATCTTTGTCCAATATATTTATATCTGCACATCTTCCTACGCTTATACTTCCTATCTTATCATCCAAGTCTACGGATTTTGCAGGTATTAAGCTTGCCATTTTAACTGCATCAAAAGGTGAAGCTAATCCCCATTTTACAATATTTTTTACAGCATTATCAAGTCTTAATATAGAACCTGCAAGAGAACCGTTTTGTATTCTTGCAGTACCATTTTCTACTTTTACATCAAAATCTCCTAATTTATAATCACCTTCCGGCATTCCACCTGCCATCATACAATCAGTTATAAGCAAGGTGTTATCATAAGTTTTTGCTCTCATAACAACTTTTACTGCTGCCGGATGTACATGGTGTCCATCGCATATAACTTCTCCATATGTGTTTTCTGTTGAAAGCGCTGCTCCTACCATTCCGGGATTTCTATGATGTAACGGACTCATACCGTTATATGTGTGAACAAATATATTTGCACCTACATCTACAGCTTTTTTAGCCTGCTCATATGTTGCATTGCTGTGACCAAGCGCAACTTTTACACCTAATTTTAAAGCATCTTTTATAAATTCCTCACTATTTTCTCTCTCAGGAGCTATGGCAATTTTATTTACAAGACCTTTTGAAAGTTTTTTCCAATTACTCAATTTATTTATATCAGGATTTGTCATATAATCAGGATTTTGTGCTCCCTTAAATTCTTCAGTAAAAAACGGTCCTTCCAAAAATATTCCTTGAACTTTCGCTCCTTCACAAAAATCTTTATTATCTCCTACATTTTTGCAGGCTTTGTCCAATTTTTCAGTAGTATCTGTAAGTGTAGTTGCCAAAAATGATGTAACACCTGTTTGAACTATTCCCTTTGATATTTCAAGAAGTCCTTCTTTTGTGGCATCCATTATATCATGACCACCATATCCGTGAACATGTGTATCAAAATATCCAGGCGCTACTATCTTACCTGTATAGTCTTTTATCTCTATACTCTCATCCGCAACTTTTGAAATTTCTTCTATAACTCCGTCTTTTATCTTTATATATCCCGAAAAAACTCCGTTTAATGTGAAAATTTCATCTGATTTTATATAAAATTCACTCATTATCTATCTCCTGATTTTTTATTATTATCTAACTTTTTTTCAATAATTCATATATCTCATTAAGTTTATTATAGCCGTTTACTCTATAACCTCATTTTTTGTATTTAAAAATAACTCTTGAGGTTTTTCCTGTGATGAAAACTGCATAGGTGTTAATACAGATGCATAAGCTCCTGCATTTGTGATTACTATTACATCATCTTTTTCAAGCACAGGCAAGCTTATGTCCTCAGCTATCACATCTATAGCTGTACATAAATTTCCTACAAGATTTACAGTTTCTATATCACTTCTATCTGTCAACGCTTTAAATTGAAAAGCATCTTCACAAGTAAAAAAAGGTTCATACGGCATCGGTGATGAACTTGCATATTTCATTACAGTTTTGCTCATTGAAGGTCTTACAAAGCCGTTTAATGTGTTGGATAATATAACATATATCTTTTTACGAGAAAGCTTTTTGTCTAATACCTTAGTTGCATATATCCCGTTTTTCCCTACTAAATATCTTCCTGTTTCTATAAATATTCTTGTATTTTTAAATTTTTCTTTATATGATTTTATTATACCAACAGTTTCTTTGGCTAAACTTTCTATATCTATTTCTACATCATCAGGTGAATATGTTATACCTATTCCTGAACCCAAATTTATAAAATCCAATTCATATCCAAGCACATTTTGAATCTTTTCTGAAAGTTTAAACATTCTTTTGTAGTAATTTATAAGATTGTTTTTTTCCAACTCTTGGCTTTTTACGTGTGCATGTATTCCTGTTATTTTTATATTTTTCTTTTCTTTAAGTGATGGAACTTTTTCTATAAATTGTTCTTCATCTATACCGAATTTTGATGAACCGCCAAAATCTCCTGTAAATGAAAAATCAGGATTGATTCTGACTCCTATATTAACTACAATTCCTTTATTTCTTGCTATTTCATCTATAAGCTCTATCTCTGATAAGCTGTCCGCTATTATAACAGCTATATCTATGGATTGTTCTATAGATTTTCTATTTTTTCCCGGTGCTGAATAATATATGTTTTCTTTAGATACACCTTTTTCTTTGCTTATAAGCACTTCATTCAAGCTGGCTGCATCTGAACCTATTTTATTTTTAAATATCGTATCCAACACTAAAGTATGAGGATTACACTTAACGGAATAAAGAAAATCAACACCTACAAAATTATTTTTCAATCTGTTTATATTGTTTACAATCCCCTCTTCATCATATAAATAAAAACTGTCATATTTTTTTGACTGCTCGATTATTATATCATTTGTTATCATAATATAAGCCTCCTTAAAAGTTAGATTTATAATATTTATACGCTTAAATACTAAAATCCAATAAAACTATGTAAAATAATTTAATAAAATATAACACCGTTTATAGAACTCTTATACTAATTTCTGTCATAACAATGGATATTTTTATTTTTAAGAATTTGTTAGATAAGCAAAATTAAGTATACTTTAAAAAATAACTTATATAAATGTATCCATTCATCAAACGAATATTAGTATTAATATGAATTATCTATATCAGTTTATCGTGTTTATCCTTATACAAGGGCAAAAAAGTAAAGAAATTTTTTTAAATAAAAAATATCTTTACTTTTTTAGTAATAGCTATATTGAATCAATTTAAAACAATCTCATAAATGTAGTCTTATTTATTTGCGTCCGCTATTATCTTTTGTGCTATTTGTTGTGGAACTTCATCATATCTTGCAAATTCCATTTCAAAATATCCTTGTCCTTGTGTCATGGCTTTTAAATCTATTGCATATTTGAATATTTCAGCTTGTGGTGCTTGTGCACTTATAATTTGTTTATTTCCTTTATATGCTTCCATACCCATTACTTTTCCACGTTTTTTGTTCATATCTCCGATTACATCGCCCATATATTCTTCAGGAACTATTATTTTTAAATCCATTATAGGTTCTAACAATATAGGTCTTGCTTCTTCCATACCTTTCTTATAAGCTAATGATGCCGCTATCTTAAATGCCATTTCTGATGAGTCTACATCATGATATGAACCGTCATATAGTGTTGCTTTTATATTTGTAACAGGGAAACCTGCAAGCACACCTTTTTCCATTGACTCTATAAGTCCTTTTTCTACTGCCGGTACATAAGATTTAGGTACAGAACCGCCAAATAATTCTTCTGTAAATTCAAACGGTTTGTCGGAATGTTCAAATCTTATCTTAACGTCTCCATATTGTCCGTGTCCGCCTGATTGTTTTTTATGTTTTCCTTGAACATCTGATTTTCCTTTTATTGTTTCTCTATAAGGTACTTTCAAGTCTTCTATTCTAACATCTACACCGAATTTTTCTTTTAATTTGTCTTTTAGTGAATTTATGTGTATATCTCCTTGCACTCCTACTACTGTTTGTTTTGTTTCTACATTTCTTTCCCAAGTAAATGAAGGGTCTTCATCCAATAATCTGTGCAATCCTTGTGATATTTTATCTTCATCACCTTTATTAACAGGTTCTATTGCCACTAACATTTGCGGTTTAGGGAATATAGGCAAGTCATATGCAGATGCGTCAACTTTTTCGGCTAATGTGTCCCCTGTTAATGATGTCTGTAATTTTGTAAGTACAATTATATCTCCTGCATTGGCTTTTTCCACTTCCTGCAAGCCTTCATTTGTAGATACGTATATCTTTGCTATCTTTTCTTTAGTTCTCTTGTTTATATTATATACTTCCACATCAGGCTTTAATACACCTTGATTTATCTTCACATATGATACTCTACCCAAGAATGAATCTACAAAAGTTTTAAATATTTGTCCATCAAATACAGTTTTATCCCTCTTCATTCTGTCAAGAGGTGACGGAAGATAATCATTTATCATGTCAAGTAATGTGTGTAGACCTATATTTTTGGCTGTTGAACCGCAAAGCACAGGTATTATATCGCCACTTATTACTCCTTTTCTAAGCCCTATATGTACTTCTTCTGTTGTGAATTCCTCTCCTGAAAAATATTTATCAAGCAATACCTCATCAGTTTCAGCTACCGCTTCCATAAGCATAGCTCTTACATTCTCAACATCCGCTTGCAAATCTTGTGGCATATCTACTGTGACACATTCTTTACCATTATATTGTCTTGCAAATAGGTCAACTACATTTATAAAGCCTTTAAAATTTTCCGCTTTTCCCCATGGTAAATGGAAAGGTGCAACTTTTTTGCCGTATCTTTCTTTTAATTCATCTAATATTCTCTCATAATCAGCCTTTTCAGAATCTATTTTATTTACAAATATAAATCTTGGAAAATTATAATTATCTGAAAACTCCAATGCCTTGTCTGTTCCTACCTGCAATGATGTAGTTGCATCAACAACTATTATTGTAGATGCCGCAGCTATTGAAGCTGATATAGTTTCTCCTTCAAAATCAAAATAGCCCGGAGTATCCAATATATTGTATTTATGATCTTTCCATTCTATAGCGTTTAGCCCTAATGATGAAGTAATTTTTACTTGATCTGTCGGTTTTGAAATTCTATTTGTCTTTCCTGTTGTATATAAGAACGCCTCCATAAGATTACTCTTTCCTGATCCTGAGTGTCCAAGTATTGCAATATTTCTTATTTGGTCTGATTCATAAACCTTCATAAAAATGTTCTCCCTTCATTTGTGCGAATTTATTTTTTCATCAAGCGAATAATCTTAAATTTAACTAATTATCATAAATTTTTTTGCAAATTATAAAATATATTAAGTTCTGATAAAATCACCGACCTATTAAAAATAATATTATAAATTTAAAAATTTATATGCGATAAGTTAAGCCTTATAATCAAACGCTTTCATAAATACTATTATATAATTATTTTTTTTAAAAAGCAATACCAATTTTTATTTAATTTACAGCCTTATACTAAAACTAAATAGAACTATGGAAAATATAGTATTGTGTAAATTTAATAAAAATATAACACTATTTATAGCTTTTTCATATAAATTATCTATTATTCTATTAGGGATTAGTATTATATTAAATCCTGCTTAAATTAATATATGCTCAAATTGTTTTGCTAGCGGAATTGAAAATATTTGTGCAAAAATACCCTAAGCAAAATATATTTGAGCATTATATAAAAAAACATTTATTTTATTAATGATAGTATTTTATTTGGTTGCCATTACAGTTGCCTCTCCATCTATTACAAGCTCGCCTCTTTGGTTTACAACAGTAGTTTTCATATATGCTATTTTTTTCTCCGGTACTACTTTAGTTATTTCTCCTGTAGCTATTATAGTATCTCCTATTTTCACAGGTAATAGAAACTTAAGAGTTTGCCCCAAATATATGGCATCCGCTCCCGGAATGCACATACCTACTAAAGTTGAAAAAAATGACGCTGTAAGCATACCATGAGCAATTCTGGTTTTAAATCTCGTATTCTTTGCATATTCTTCATTAACATGAAGTGGATTGATATCTCCTATAATACCTGCATAAGTATATATGTCTGACTCCGTTATAGTTTTTGAAACACTTTTTTTCATACCTACATGGATTTCATCTATACTGTATCCACTCATATTTAAGCTGTTATCATCAATTAAAGGATTCATATTTATACCTCCACTCTTTTAAATCAGAAAACATTTACCATATTTATTTTATACTATTTTTATTTTATTTACAATAATTTTTAGGCATTTTCTTTATATTTATAAATTATAGATATAATAAATGTTTTTAAGAATTTATTATCTAAGTAAATTTAAGTATAATCAAAGCAGAAATATTATATATACATTATAGCGAAATCTTATAGAATAATAGAAAAACATAATAATTAATTCTTCTGGTAGACTATTTATATTAATGTTATATAATTATACGAGTTGTCCATAATTTTATTAGAAAATAGTATTAAACTAGTATCAACCTAATATAATATTAACAAAGAAAAAAATCAGGAGAAATACAAGTAATCTTATTTTCTCCTGATTCTTTAATTATTACATTCTTAAATATGCGTCAAATTTTTCTTTTAATTTATTTATTATATTTTCTTGGACAGGGTTTACTTCTTCATCTGTAAGCGTTCTGTCTTTTCCTCTGTATATTATTGAGTATGCCATTGATTTCTTGCCTTTTTCCACTTGTGAACCTGAGTATATATCAAATAATTCTATGCTTTCAACTATGTCGTTTGAATTTTGTTCTATGAGGTCTTGTATGTCGTTGCAAAGCACTTTTTCATCTATAACGAAGGCTATATCTCTTTTAATGGCAGGGAATTTTGATACATTTTTAGCTAATTTCACGTCAAATTTGCTCTCAAATAAGATATCAAAATCTATTACAAACATATATACTCTCTTTTTTATGTCGTAATTGTCCAATATAATCGGGTGTAACTCTCCTATATAG containing:
- a CDS encoding MaoC family dehydratase, whose amino-acid sequence is MNPLIDDNSLNMSGYSIDEIHVGMKKSVSKTITESDIYTYAGIIGDINPLHVNEEYAKNTRFKTRIAHGMLTASFFSTLVGMCIPGADAIYLGQTLKFLLPVKIGDTIIATGEITKVVPEKKIAYMKTTVVNQRGELVIDGEATVMATK
- a CDS encoding elongation factor G, with product MKVYESDQIRNIAILGHSGSGKSNLMEAFLYTTGKTNRISKPTDQVKITSSLGLNAIEWKDHKYNILDTPGYFDFEGETISASIAAASTIIVVDATTSLQVGTDKALEFSDNYNFPRFIFVNKIDSEKADYERILDELKERYGKKVAPFHLPWGKAENFKGFINVVDLFARQYNGKECVTVDMPQDLQADVENVRAMLMEAVAETDEVLLDKYFSGEEFTTEEVHIGLRKGVISGDIIPVLCGSTAKNIGLHTLLDMINDYLPSPLDRMKRDKTVFDGQIFKTFVDSFLGRVSYVKINQGVLKPDVEVYNINKRTKEKIAKIYVSTNEGLQEVEKANAGDIIVLTKLQTSLTGDTLAEKVDASAYDLPIFPKPQMLVAIEPVNKGDEDKISQGLHRLLDEDPSFTWERNVETKQTVVGVQGDIHINSLKDKLKEKFGVDVRIEDLKVPYRETIKGKSDVQGKHKKQSGGHGQYGDVKIRFEHSDKPFEFTEELFGGSVPKSYVPAVEKGLIESMEKGVLAGFPVTNIKATLYDGSYHDVDSSEMAFKIAASLAYKKGMEEARPILLEPIMDLKIIVPEEYMGDVIGDMNKKRGKVMGMEAYKGNKQIISAQAPQAEIFKYAIDLKAMTQGQGYFEMEFARYDEVPQQIAQKIIADANK
- a CDS encoding diaminopimelate decarboxylase family protein; protein product: MITNDIIIEQSKKYDSFYLYDEEGIVNNINRLKNNFVGVDFLYSVKCNPHTLVLDTIFKNKIGSDAASLNEVLISKEKGVSKENIYYSAPGKNRKSIEQSIDIAVIIADSLSEIELIDEIARNKGIVVNIGVRINPDFSFTGDFGGSSKFGIDEEQFIEKVPSLKEKKNIKITGIHAHVKSQELEKNNLINYYKRMFKLSEKIQNVLGYELDFINLGSGIGITYSPDDVEIDIESLAKETVGIIKSYKEKFKNTRIFIETGRYLVGKNGIYATKVLDKKLSRKKIYVILSNTLNGFVRPSMSKTVMKYASSSPMPYEPFFTCEDAFQFKALTDRSDIETVNLVGNLCTAIDVIAEDISLPVLEKDDVIVITNAGAYASVLTPMQFSSQEKPQELFLNTKNEVIE
- the nagA gene encoding N-acetylglucosamine-6-phosphate deacetylase, whose protein sequence is MSEFYIKSDEIFTLNGVFSGYIKIKDGVIEEISKVADESIEIKDYTGKIVAPGYFDTHVHGYGGHDIMDATKEGLLEISKGIVQTGVTSFLATTLTDTTEKLDKACKNVGDNKDFCEGAKVQGIFLEGPFFTEEFKGAQNPDYMTNPDINKLSNWKKLSKGLVNKIAIAPERENSEEFIKDALKLGVKVALGHSNATYEQAKKAVDVGANIFVHTYNGMSPLHHRNPGMVGAALSTENTYGEVICDGHHVHPAAVKVVMRAKTYDNTLLITDCMMAGGMPEGDYKLGDFDVKVENGTARIQNGSLAGSILRLDNAVKNIVKWGLASPFDAVKMASLIPAKSVDLDDKIGSISVGRCADINILDKDMNVLEVYIDGERKF